A region from the Acanthopagrus latus isolate v.2019 chromosome 8, fAcaLat1.1, whole genome shotgun sequence genome encodes:
- the LOC119023989 gene encoding peroxisomal succinyl-coenzyme A thioesterase-like isoform X2 yields the protein MMDRKQCVVKLLVQPSRGLVDEKFIILVQKAPPGYQLTVHALHKCEDGYSWEAFGHYTADTRGTVNVSEHSSLGGTYSGVEQMGLLWSLRPVPGSKPGLRLRKMNVQTPMEVTISVYQGHQTEGFMDQVPLASVVVERWFMAPGVRRIPITEDGLTATLFLPPGPGPFPGLLDLWGGGGQLVEYRACLLASHGIASLALDYLTPKITMETGKMVELQYFEKAYKVLEQHPQVNGSRIGMLGLSLGTTITLKMAVYSQVMKLRCAVCISGCHMQPVDGSLEEILKYFNQNADRTRISEENELIWRDVALPVPSDLAFKVDMGRLKCPLLVVVGEDDQNWPASESAMDMEEMMEQAGNSHLLTVLSYPNAGHLIEPPYTPHARASLFRSIATREKMIVLWGGETVAHSRAQEDAWRKLLVFLKENLYSGSNPGTTLLSHL from the exons ATGATGGACAGGAAGCAGTGTGTTGTGAAGTTGTTGGTCCAGCCGTCCAGAGGACTTGTGGATGAGAAGTTTATCATCCTGGTCCAGAAGGCCCCGCCTGGTTACCAGCTGACCGTCCACGCTCTCCACAAGTGTGAGGATGGATACAGCTGGGAGGCTTTTGGTCACTACACTGCCGACACCAGAGGGACTGTGAATG TTTCAGAGCATTCCAGTCTGGGTGGGACGTATTCTGGGGTTGAACAGATGGGTCTACTGTGGAGCCTCAGACCTGTTCCAGGCAGCAAACCTGGACTCAG GTTAAGGAAGATGAATGTCCAGACTCCCATGGAGGTCACAATCTCAGTGTACCAGGGTCACCAGACTGAGGGCTTCATGGATCAGGTGCCACTGGCCAGTGTGGTGGTGGAGCGCTGGTTCATGGCGCCCGGCGTCCGCAGGATCCCGATCACAGAGGACGGCCTCACTGCGACCCTCTTCCTGCCTCCAG GACCAGGACCTTTCCCCGGCCTCTTAGATCTGTGGGGTGGTGGAGGGCAGTTGGTGGAGTACCGTGCGTGTCTGCTAGCCTCTCATGGCATCGCTTCCCTGGCCCTTGACTACCTGACACCTAaaatcaccatggaaactggGAAGATGGTTGAACTCCAGTACTTTGAG AAGGCCTATAAAGTCCTGGAGCAGCATCCTCAGGTCAATGGCAGCAGGATCGGTATGTTGGGTCTGTCCTTGGGCACCACTATAACCCTCAAAATGGCTGTTTACTCCCAAGTTATGAAA CTCAGGTGTGCAGTGTGCATTAGTGGTTGTCACATGCAGCCAGTTGATGGATCTTTGGAGGAAATCCTGAAGTATTTTAACCA AAACGCTGACAGGACTCGCATCAGTGAGGAGAACGAGTTAATCTGGCGAGATGTGGCGCTGCCAGTCCCCAGCGACCTTGCTTTCAAAGTGGAC ATGGGACGACTCAAGTGTCCTCTGTTGGTGGTTGTAGGTGAAGACGACCAGAACTGGCCCGCCTCTGAGTCTGCAATGGAT atGGAGGAAATGATGGAGCAGGCGGGGAATAGCCACCTGCTGACTGTCCTGTCATATCCGAACGCCGGTCACCTGATTGAACCTCCGTACACTCCGCACGCCAGAGCTAGTTTATTCAGAAGCATAGCGACAAGAGAGAAGA tGATTGTTTTGTGGGGCGGAGAGACAGTGGCACATTCTCGCGCTCAGGAAGACGCCTGGAGGAAATTGCTGGTCTTTCTTAAGGAGAATCTCTACAGTGGCTCAAACCCTGGTACAACTTTACTGTCCCACCTATAA
- the LOC119023989 gene encoding peroxisomal succinyl-coenzyme A thioesterase-like isoform X1 → MMDRKQCVVKLLVQPSRGLVDEKFIILVQKAPPGYQLTVHALHKCEDGYSWEAFGHYTADTRGTVNVSEHSSLGGTYSGVEQMGLLWSLRPVPGSKPGLRLRKMNVQTPMEVTISVYQGHQTEGFMDQVPLASVVVERWFMAPGVRRIPITEDGLTATLFLPPGPGPFPGLLDLWGGGGQLVEYRACLLASHGIASLALDYLTPKITMETGKMVELQYFEKAYKVLEQHPQVNGSRIGMLGLSLGTTITLKMAVYSQVMKLRCAVCISGCHMQPVDGSLEEILKYFNQNADRTRISEENELIWRDVALPVPSDLAFKVDMGRLKCPLLVVVGEDDQNWPASESAMDMEEMMEQAGNSHLLTVLSYPNAGHLIEPPYTPHARASLFRSIATREKSRFNLRLTKSGLQTCVLMAVSVFFAVIVLWGGETVAHSRAQEDAWRKLLVFLKENLYSGSNPGTTLLSHL, encoded by the exons ATGATGGACAGGAAGCAGTGTGTTGTGAAGTTGTTGGTCCAGCCGTCCAGAGGACTTGTGGATGAGAAGTTTATCATCCTGGTCCAGAAGGCCCCGCCTGGTTACCAGCTGACCGTCCACGCTCTCCACAAGTGTGAGGATGGATACAGCTGGGAGGCTTTTGGTCACTACACTGCCGACACCAGAGGGACTGTGAATG TTTCAGAGCATTCCAGTCTGGGTGGGACGTATTCTGGGGTTGAACAGATGGGTCTACTGTGGAGCCTCAGACCTGTTCCAGGCAGCAAACCTGGACTCAG GTTAAGGAAGATGAATGTCCAGACTCCCATGGAGGTCACAATCTCAGTGTACCAGGGTCACCAGACTGAGGGCTTCATGGATCAGGTGCCACTGGCCAGTGTGGTGGTGGAGCGCTGGTTCATGGCGCCCGGCGTCCGCAGGATCCCGATCACAGAGGACGGCCTCACTGCGACCCTCTTCCTGCCTCCAG GACCAGGACCTTTCCCCGGCCTCTTAGATCTGTGGGGTGGTGGAGGGCAGTTGGTGGAGTACCGTGCGTGTCTGCTAGCCTCTCATGGCATCGCTTCCCTGGCCCTTGACTACCTGACACCTAaaatcaccatggaaactggGAAGATGGTTGAACTCCAGTACTTTGAG AAGGCCTATAAAGTCCTGGAGCAGCATCCTCAGGTCAATGGCAGCAGGATCGGTATGTTGGGTCTGTCCTTGGGCACCACTATAACCCTCAAAATGGCTGTTTACTCCCAAGTTATGAAA CTCAGGTGTGCAGTGTGCATTAGTGGTTGTCACATGCAGCCAGTTGATGGATCTTTGGAGGAAATCCTGAAGTATTTTAACCA AAACGCTGACAGGACTCGCATCAGTGAGGAGAACGAGTTAATCTGGCGAGATGTGGCGCTGCCAGTCCCCAGCGACCTTGCTTTCAAAGTGGAC ATGGGACGACTCAAGTGTCCTCTGTTGGTGGTTGTAGGTGAAGACGACCAGAACTGGCCCGCCTCTGAGTCTGCAATGGAT atGGAGGAAATGATGGAGCAGGCGGGGAATAGCCACCTGCTGACTGTCCTGTCATATCCGAACGCCGGTCACCTGATTGAACCTCCGTACACTCCGCACGCCAGAGCTAGTTTATTCAGAAGCATAGCGACAAGAGAGAAGAGTAGGTTCAACTTGAGACTAACTAAATCAGGACTTCAGACTTGTGTTTTGatggctgtttctgttttctttgcagtGATTGTTTTGTGGGGCGGAGAGACAGTGGCACATTCTCGCGCTCAGGAAGACGCCTGGAGGAAATTGCTGGTCTTTCTTAAGGAGAATCTCTACAGTGGCTCAAACCCTGGTACAACTTTACTGTCCCACCTATAA
- the LOC119023988 gene encoding peroxisomal succinyl-coenzyme A thioesterase-like isoform X1, with the protein MLAGVPCQIWIHSSRYTTCDLWADYKPNDNTTEFMMDRKQCIVKLLVQPSRGLVDEKFIILVQKAPPGYQLTIHALHKCEDGHSWEAFGHYTADTTGTVNVSEDPSLGGTYSGVEQMGLLWSLRPVPGSKPGLRLRKMNVQIPMEVTISVYQGHQTEGFMDQVPLASVVVERWYMAPGVRRIPITEDGLTATLFLPPGPGPSPGLLDLWGGGGQLVEYRASLLASHGIASLALDYLTPKITKQTGKMVDLQYFEKAYKVLEQHPQVNGSRIGMLGLSFGTSITFNMAVYSKVMKLRCAVCISGSHVQPVNGSMEEMLMNLYRNPDRFHFNKDNEVISRAMLLPIPTEPSLKVDMGRLKCPLLLVLGEDDQSWPVTESAMDIKEMMEQAGNSHLLTVLSYPNAGHLIEPPYTPHARATLFRNLATQEKVMVLWGGETVAHSHAQEDAWRKLLVFLKENLYSGTNSGATLLSHL; encoded by the exons ATGTTGGCCGGCGTGCCCTGTCAAATTTGGATTCACTCAAGTCGATATACAACTTGCGATCTCTGGGCAGACTACAAACCTAATGACAACACTACTGAG TTCATGATGGACAGGAAGCAGTGTATTGTGAAGTTGTTGGTCCAGCCGTCCAGAGGACTTGTGGATGAGAAGTTTATCATCCTGGTCCAGAAGGCCCCGCCTGGTTACCAGCTGACCATCCACGCTCTCCACAAGTGTGAAGATGGACACAGCTGGGAGGCTTTTGGTCACTACACTGCCGACACCACAGGGACTGTTAATG TTTCAGAGGATCCCAGTCTGGGTGGGACATATTCTGGGGTTGAACAGATGGGTCTACTGTGGAGTCTCAGACCTGTTCCAGGCAGCAAACCTGGACTCAG GTTAAGGAAGATGAATGTCCAGATTCCCATGGAGGTCACAATATCAGTGTACCAGGGTCACCAGACTGAGGGCTTCATGGATCAGGTGCCACTGGCCAGTGTGGTGGTGGAGCGCTGGTACATGGCGCCCGGCGTCCGCAGGATCCCGATCACAGAGGACGGCCTCACTGCGACCCTCTTCCTGCCTCCAG gACCAGGACCTTCCCCCGGCCTCTTAGATCTGTGGGGTGGTGGAGGGCAGTTGGTGGAGTACCGTGCGTCTCTGCTGGCCTCTCACGGCATCGCCTCCCTGGCCCTCGACTACCTGACACCTAAAATCACCAAGCAGACTGGGAAGATGGTTGACCTCCAATACTTtgag AAGGCCTATAAAGTCCTGGAGCAGCATCCTCAGGTCAATGGCAGCAGGATCGGCATGTTGGGTCTGTCCTTCGGTACTAGCATAACCTTCAACATGGCTGTATACTCCAAAGTTATGAAA CTCAGGTGTGCGGTGTGCATTAGTGGGAGTCATGTGCAGCCAGTCAATGGATCTATGGAGGAAATGCTCATGAACCTATACAG AAACCCTGACAGGTTTCATTTCAATAAGGACAACGAGGTCATCAGTCGAGCTATGCTGCTGCCAATCCCCACTGAACCCTCACTCAAAGTGGAT ATGGGACGACTCAAGTGTCCTCTGTTGCTGGTACTAGGTGAGGACGATCAGAGCTGGCCCGTCACTGAGTCTGCAATGGAT ataaaGGAAATGATGGAGCAGGCGGGGAATAGCCACCTGCTGACCGTCCTGTCATATCCAAACGCCGGTCACCTGATTGAACCTCCATACACGCCGCACGCCAGAGCAACTTTATTCAGAAATTTGGCAACCCAAGAGAAGG tgatGGTTCTGTGGGGCGGAGAGACAGTGGCACATTCTCACGCTCAGGAAGACGCCTGGAGGAAATTGCTGGTCTTTCTAAAGGAGAATCTGTACAGTGGCACAAACTCTGGTGCAACTTTACTGTCCCACCTATAA
- the LOC119023988 gene encoding peroxisomal succinyl-coenzyme A thioesterase-like isoform X2, translating into MGLLWSLRPVPGSKPGLRLRKMNVQIPMEVTISVYQGHQTEGFMDQVPLASVVVERWYMAPGVRRIPITEDGLTATLFLPPGPGPSPGLLDLWGGGGQLVEYRASLLASHGIASLALDYLTPKITKQTGKMVDLQYFEKAYKVLEQHPQVNGSRIGMLGLSFGTSITFNMAVYSKVMKLRCAVCISGSHVQPVNGSMEEMLMNLYRNPDRFHFNKDNEVISRAMLLPIPTEPSLKVDMGRLKCPLLLVLGEDDQSWPVTESAMDIKEMMEQAGNSHLLTVLSYPNAGHLIEPPYTPHARATLFRNLATQEKVMVLWGGETVAHSHAQEDAWRKLLVFLKENLYSGTNSGATLLSHL; encoded by the exons ATGGGTCTACTGTGGAGTCTCAGACCTGTTCCAGGCAGCAAACCTGGACTCAG GTTAAGGAAGATGAATGTCCAGATTCCCATGGAGGTCACAATATCAGTGTACCAGGGTCACCAGACTGAGGGCTTCATGGATCAGGTGCCACTGGCCAGTGTGGTGGTGGAGCGCTGGTACATGGCGCCCGGCGTCCGCAGGATCCCGATCACAGAGGACGGCCTCACTGCGACCCTCTTCCTGCCTCCAG gACCAGGACCTTCCCCCGGCCTCTTAGATCTGTGGGGTGGTGGAGGGCAGTTGGTGGAGTACCGTGCGTCTCTGCTGGCCTCTCACGGCATCGCCTCCCTGGCCCTCGACTACCTGACACCTAAAATCACCAAGCAGACTGGGAAGATGGTTGACCTCCAATACTTtgag AAGGCCTATAAAGTCCTGGAGCAGCATCCTCAGGTCAATGGCAGCAGGATCGGCATGTTGGGTCTGTCCTTCGGTACTAGCATAACCTTCAACATGGCTGTATACTCCAAAGTTATGAAA CTCAGGTGTGCGGTGTGCATTAGTGGGAGTCATGTGCAGCCAGTCAATGGATCTATGGAGGAAATGCTCATGAACCTATACAG AAACCCTGACAGGTTTCATTTCAATAAGGACAACGAGGTCATCAGTCGAGCTATGCTGCTGCCAATCCCCACTGAACCCTCACTCAAAGTGGAT ATGGGACGACTCAAGTGTCCTCTGTTGCTGGTACTAGGTGAGGACGATCAGAGCTGGCCCGTCACTGAGTCTGCAATGGAT ataaaGGAAATGATGGAGCAGGCGGGGAATAGCCACCTGCTGACCGTCCTGTCATATCCAAACGCCGGTCACCTGATTGAACCTCCATACACGCCGCACGCCAGAGCAACTTTATTCAGAAATTTGGCAACCCAAGAGAAGG tgatGGTTCTGTGGGGCGGAGAGACAGTGGCACATTCTCACGCTCAGGAAGACGCCTGGAGGAAATTGCTGGTCTTTCTAAAGGAGAATCTGTACAGTGGCACAAACTCTGGTGCAACTTTACTGTCCCACCTATAA